From Streptomyces sp. GSL17-111, one genomic window encodes:
- a CDS encoding AfsR/SARP family transcriptional regulator yields the protein MYRYGVLGAVRVERDDGSAVAVGGARLRALLTALAVRPGHVVGLPALTGAVWPEGDAPADPQAALQALVGRLRRTLGRDAVELADGGYRLDARPDDVDLHRFERLTAQGIAALDAGRPAAAVPVLDEALALWRGPALADLPDAADPAGVDPAARRAEARRTEARRARAEAVLATGGAAQALPELAQLCAEHPLDERAQLLRLRALRDAGRPAEALAAYESVRARLAARLGTDPGPGLRALHAELLTRTTAPPTAPHPEPSAPPSAPSAFPPGSLRPRLTSFVGREEELAALRAALPRHRLVTLLGTGGCGKTRLAQEAADALADHYPDGVRLAELASVRDPATVPEAVLTALGGRETVLGTSESLRAATRAGGPAADPLDRLAEHCAPRRMLLLLDNCEHVIDAAARLAERLALSCPHVTVLATSREPLGVGGESVVVVDPLPQAMALRLLQDRGAATRAGFSTAEDPGPCADLCRRLDGLPLAIELAAARLRSLTPRQLVERLGDRFRLLTGGSRTALPRQQTLRAVVDWSWDLLDEAERAVLRRLAVCSGGCAPEQAEEVCAGAGVAARDVVPLLGSLVDKSLVVADTTPDGMRYRLLETVAEYAAERLDEAGEREATRRRHLTAYRELARTTEPLLRGPGQRAHLERLERDHDNLRTALRRAVEAAEEHEALSLLHSMQWFWALRGHSGDVTTWSREVCALFPDPFAPPAEPAVPVPGRATAVPPPLPPDRLAEARRGAWLLQLCSGEPDMDLVSDPVYQDRLREVIRVYRPGLPQTCHPPGYAWLYALILLSEGELLFRALDATVDAARAGGEEWDLAFALHMRTRFALERPPALEQAARDAAEALAIFTRLQDAWGVAQALSGHGEIDERRGDRASAAGNYEAAVALAEELGAHSEVPLLRARLAGVHLEADEDPELVGHILREALREGQGQSEDVVVYVRVLLTMWHGRHGRTSEAHDQVRVLRTRFHEGAPPMFRGMLDGMAAWLHVLEGAHGQALVLLRDALARTAEDRVTQLVAPHLTTTQLATAAEALAGVGRAEDAARVLGAFDARDLPLGAGTRNVRDCRERAEAAVRPVLGDAAYARAHTDGARLAPADVAPLCGGPRR from the coding sequence GTGTATCGGTACGGGGTTCTGGGCGCGGTACGGGTCGAGCGGGACGACGGGTCCGCCGTCGCGGTGGGCGGGGCCCGGCTGCGGGCGCTGCTGACGGCGCTGGCCGTCCGCCCCGGGCACGTCGTCGGGCTGCCGGCGCTCACCGGCGCGGTGTGGCCCGAAGGTGACGCCCCGGCCGACCCGCAGGCCGCGCTGCAGGCCCTGGTCGGACGGTTGCGCCGGACACTCGGCCGGGACGCCGTCGAGCTGGCGGACGGCGGATACCGCCTGGACGCCCGCCCCGACGACGTCGACCTCCACCGCTTCGAACGGCTGACCGCCCAGGGGATCGCCGCGCTGGACGCCGGCCGTCCGGCCGCCGCCGTGCCCGTGCTGGACGAGGCGCTGGCGCTGTGGCGCGGCCCCGCCCTGGCCGACCTGCCCGACGCGGCCGACCCGGCGGGCGTCGACCCGGCGGCCCGCCGCGCCGAGGCCCGTCGGACGGAGGCGCGCCGGGCGCGTGCCGAGGCCGTCCTGGCGACGGGCGGGGCCGCGCAGGCGCTGCCGGAGCTGGCGCAGCTGTGCGCGGAGCACCCCCTCGACGAACGCGCCCAGCTGCTGCGGCTGCGGGCGCTGCGGGACGCCGGGCGTCCGGCGGAGGCTCTGGCCGCCTACGAGAGCGTCCGCGCCCGGCTGGCCGCGCGGCTGGGGACCGACCCGGGCCCCGGGCTGCGGGCCCTGCACGCCGAACTCCTCACCCGGACGACCGCCCCGCCCACCGCCCCGCATCCCGAGCCATCCGCCCCGCCGTCCGCCCCCTCGGCGTTCCCGCCGGGGAGCCTGCGCCCCCGGCTGACCTCGTTCGTCGGCCGCGAGGAGGAGCTGGCCGCCCTGCGCGCCGCACTGCCCCGCCACCGCCTGGTGACCCTGCTGGGCACCGGCGGCTGCGGCAAGACCCGGCTGGCCCAGGAGGCGGCCGACGCCCTGGCCGACCACTACCCCGACGGCGTCCGGCTCGCGGAGCTGGCCTCCGTCCGCGACCCGGCGACGGTGCCGGAGGCCGTGCTCACCGCACTCGGCGGGCGCGAGACGGTGCTCGGGACGTCCGAGAGCCTGCGCGCGGCCACCCGCGCCGGGGGGCCCGCAGCCGACCCGCTCGACCGGCTCGCCGAGCACTGCGCGCCGCGCCGCATGCTCCTGCTGCTGGACAACTGCGAGCACGTGATCGACGCCGCCGCCCGGCTGGCCGAGCGGCTGGCCCTCTCCTGCCCGCACGTCACGGTGCTGGCCACGAGCCGGGAGCCGCTGGGGGTGGGCGGCGAGTCGGTGGTCGTCGTCGACCCGCTGCCGCAGGCCATGGCTCTGCGCCTGCTCCAGGACCGGGGCGCGGCGACGCGCGCCGGCTTCTCCACCGCCGAGGACCCGGGGCCTTGCGCCGACCTGTGCCGCAGGCTGGACGGGTTGCCGCTGGCCATCGAACTGGCGGCGGCCCGGCTGCGCTCCCTCACCCCGCGCCAGCTCGTGGAGCGGCTGGGGGACCGGTTCCGGCTGCTGACCGGCGGCAGCCGCACGGCCCTGCCCCGGCAGCAGACGCTGCGCGCCGTCGTGGACTGGTCGTGGGACCTGCTGGACGAGGCCGAGCGCGCCGTCCTGCGCCGCCTCGCCGTCTGCTCGGGCGGCTGCGCTCCTGAGCAGGCCGAGGAGGTGTGCGCGGGGGCGGGCGTGGCCGCCCGCGACGTCGTCCCGCTCCTCGGCTCCCTCGTCGACAAGTCGCTGGTCGTCGCGGACACCACGCCGGACGGGATGCGGTACCGGCTGCTGGAGACGGTCGCCGAGTACGCCGCCGAGCGGCTGGACGAGGCGGGGGAGCGGGAAGCCACCCGGCGGCGCCACCTCACGGCGTACCGCGAACTCGCCCGCACCACCGAGCCGTTGCTGCGCGGACCGGGCCAGCGGGCGCACCTGGAGCGGCTGGAGCGCGACCACGACAACCTCCGCACCGCCCTGCGCCGGGCCGTCGAGGCGGCGGAGGAGCACGAGGCGCTCAGCCTCCTGCACTCGATGCAGTGGTTCTGGGCCCTGCGCGGCCACAGCGGCGACGTCACCACCTGGTCCCGAGAGGTCTGCGCGCTCTTCCCCGACCCGTTCGCGCCCCCCGCCGAACCGGCCGTGCCGGTGCCGGGGCGGGCCACGGCCGTCCCCCCGCCCCTGCCGCCCGACCGGCTCGCCGAGGCCCGGCGCGGCGCGTGGCTCCTCCAGCTGTGCAGCGGCGAACCCGACATGGACCTCGTGTCCGACCCCGTCTACCAGGACCGGCTGCGCGAGGTCATCCGCGTCTACCGGCCCGGCCTGCCGCAGACCTGCCACCCGCCCGGCTACGCCTGGCTGTACGCGCTGATCCTCCTGAGCGAGGGCGAGCTGCTCTTCCGCGCCCTGGACGCCACGGTCGACGCCGCCCGGGCCGGCGGGGAGGAGTGGGACCTGGCGTTCGCGCTGCACATGCGCACCCGCTTCGCCCTGGAACGTCCCCCGGCCCTGGAGCAGGCGGCCCGCGACGCCGCGGAGGCCCTCGCGATCTTCACCCGGCTGCAGGACGCGTGGGGCGTCGCGCAGGCCCTCTCCGGCCACGGGGAGATCGACGAGCGCCGCGGCGACCGCGCCTCGGCGGCCGGGAACTACGAGGCGGCCGTCGCCCTCGCGGAGGAACTGGGCGCCCACAGCGAGGTGCCCCTCCTGCGCGCCCGGCTCGCGGGCGTCCACCTGGAGGCCGACGAGGACCCGGAGCTGGTCGGCCACATCCTGCGGGAGGCGCTGCGCGAGGGCCAGGGCCAGAGCGAGGACGTCGTCGTCTACGTGCGGGTCCTGCTGACCATGTGGCACGGGCGGCACGGCAGGACGAGCGAGGCCCACGACCAGGTGCGCGTCCTGCGGACCCGCTTCCACGAGGGCGCGCCCCCGATGTTCCGGGGCATGCTCGACGGGATGGCGGCCTGGCTGCACGTGCTGGAGGGAGCGCACGGGCAGGCCCTCGTCCTGCTGCGGGACGCCCTCGCCCGCACCGCCGAGGACCGCGTCACCCAGTTGGTCGCCCCGCACCTGACGACGACCCAGCTGGCCACCGCCGCCGAGGCGCTGGCCGGGGTCGGCCGGGCCGAGGACGCCGCCCGGGTGCTGGGCGCCTTCGACGCCCGCGACCTGCCCCTCGGCGCGGGCACGCGCAACGTACGGGACTGCCGGGAACGCGCCGAGGCCGCCGTCCGCCCGGTGCTCGGGGACGCCGCGTACGCCCGCGCCCACACCGACGGTGCCCGTCTCGCCCCCGCCGACGTCGCCCCGCTGTGCGGCGGCCCCCGGCGGTGA
- a CDS encoding ABC transporter permease, whose protein sequence is MTTATATRSPASAVDVGAPTPRDHLRHVGALVRRQALQAKGDPQSMMDALLMPIVFTLLFVYVFGGAIGADGDRDRYTDYLMPGMMAMTSIGIAMAVGTGLNEDLRTGVMDRFRALPIARSSVLVAKVVVELGRMLVAFAVLLLVGLAVGLDVDGRWAELGAAVALTALFGTSLLWIFMLLGLLLKSAQAIQGASFLALMPLQFGSSIFVPVETMPGWLEAFASVNPLSHAADAARGLMIGQGPVAQPVLWTLVWAVGLTAVTAPLAVRAFRRRT, encoded by the coding sequence ATGACCACCGCGACCGCGACCCGCTCCCCCGCCTCCGCCGTCGACGTGGGTGCCCCCACCCCGCGCGACCACCTGCGACACGTCGGCGCCCTCGTGCGCCGGCAGGCCCTCCAGGCCAAGGGCGACCCGCAGTCGATGATGGACGCCCTGCTCATGCCCATCGTCTTCACGCTGCTGTTCGTCTACGTCTTCGGCGGTGCGATCGGGGCCGACGGCGACCGGGACCGGTACACCGACTACCTGATGCCCGGCATGATGGCGATGACCAGCATCGGGATCGCCATGGCCGTCGGCACCGGCCTCAACGAGGACCTGCGCACCGGCGTGATGGACCGGTTCCGCGCCCTGCCCATCGCCCGCTCCTCGGTGCTGGTCGCGAAGGTCGTCGTCGAACTGGGGCGCATGCTCGTGGCGTTCGCCGTGCTCCTGCTGGTGGGACTCGCCGTCGGCCTGGACGTCGACGGCCGCTGGGCCGAGCTGGGCGCGGCCGTCGCGCTGACGGCGCTGTTCGGCACCTCGCTGCTGTGGATCTTCATGCTCCTCGGGCTGCTGCTGAAGAGCGCGCAGGCCATCCAGGGCGCCTCGTTCCTGGCGCTGATGCCCCTGCAGTTCGGGTCGTCGATCTTCGTACCGGTCGAGACGATGCCGGGCTGGCTGGAGGCGTTCGCCTCCGTCAACCCGCTCTCCCACGCCGCCGACGCCGCACGTGGGCTGATGATCGGTCAGGGACCGGTGGCGCAGCCGGTGCTGTGGACGCTCGTCTGGGCCGTGGGGCTCACCGCCGTGACGGCCCCGCTGGCCGTGCGCGCCTTCCGCCGCCGCACCTGA